Proteins from one Panicum virgatum strain AP13 chromosome 7K, P.virgatum_v5, whole genome shotgun sequence genomic window:
- the LOC120643164 gene encoding casparian strip membrane protein 1-like: MSTSEAAPAPAATVIPIDDVAGHHGKAPAVATAPPPAASSAAPAPPAAKAAAPRKTWLPFFRRADRGSRCVALVDLVLRIAAFGPALAAAIATATSDETLSVFTQFFQFRARFDDFPALLFFMVANAIAAGYLVLSLPFSAAIVLRPQAIGLRHLLLVCDLIMVGMLTAAAAAAAAIVDLAHSGNIRANWVPICMQFHGFCQRTSGSVVASFLAVLVLIFLVILAAFAIRRR, translated from the exons ATGAGCACCAGCGAGGCCGCCCCGGCCCCCGCCGCGACTGTCATCCCCATCGACGACGTCGCCGGGCACCACGGCAAGGCCCCGGCCGTGGCCACGGCGCCTCCTCCCGCGGCATCGTcagccgcccccgccccgcctgctgcgaaggcggcggcgcctcgcaaGACGTGGCTCCCGTTCTTCCGGCGCGCCGACCGTGGCAGCCGGTGCGTGGCGCTCGTCGACTTGGTGCTGAGGATCGCGGCCTTCGGGCCcgcactcgccgccgccatcgccacgGCCACCTCCGACGAGACGCTCTCCGTCTTCACCCAGTTCTTCCAGTTCCGCgcccgcttcgacgacttcccGGCGCTCCT GTTCTTCATGGTGGCCAACGCGATCGCGGCGGGGTACCTGGTGCTGTCCCTCCCCTTCTCCGCCGCCATCGTCCTGCGCCCTCAGGCCATCGGCCtgcgccacctcctgctcgtCTGCGACTTG ATCATGGTGGGGATGCTGACGGCcgcggctgctgcggcggcggccatcgtgGACCTGGCGCACTCGGGGAACATTCGCGCCAACTGGGTGCCCATCTGCATGCAGTTCCACGGCTTCTGCCAGCGCACCAGCGGCagcgtcgtcgcctccttcctcGCCGTCCTCGTCTTGATATTCCTCGTCATCTTGGCCGCCTTCGCCATCAGGAGACGCTGA
- the LOC120642164 gene encoding probable serine/threonine-protein kinase BSK3: protein MGACVSKVTDCCCRTPRNGITNETTDAVTEEQGEAYELPVFQEFTFEQLRLATSGFAVENIVSEHGEKAPNVVYKGKLDAQRRIAVKRFNRSAWPDPRQFLEEARSVGQIRSKRLANLLGCCCEGDERLLVAEYMPNDTLAKHLFHWESQAMKWPMRLRVVLYLAEALEYCTSRGRALYHDLNAYRVLFDDDCNPRLSCFGLMKNSRDGKSYSTNLAFTPPEYMRTGRITPESVIYSFGTMLLDVLSGKHIPPSHALDLIRDRNFNMLTDSCLEGQFSNEEGTELVRLASRCLHYEPRERPNVRSLVQSLAPLQKDVETPSYELMDIPRGGASSIQSLHLSPLAEACSRKDLTAIHEILEKTGYKDDEGTANELSFQMWTNQMQDTLNSKKKGDTAFRQKDFTTAIDCYSQFIEVGTMVSPTIYARRCLSYLMNDMPQEALSDAVQALVISPTWPTAFYLQAAALLAQGMENEAQEALKDGCSLEQSSSSGH from the exons ATGGGCGCCTGCGTGTCCAAGGTCACCGACTGCTGCTGCCGCACGCCGCGCAACGGCATAACCAACGAGACAACTGACGCTG TGACGGAGGAGCAGGGGGAGGCATACGAGCTGCCGGTGTTCCAGGAGTTCACCTTTGAGCAGTTGCGCCTCGCTACGTCAGGGTTCGCGGTGGAGAACATCGTGTCTGAGCACGGCGAGAAGGCGCCCAATGTGGTATACAAGGGCAAGCTCGATGCCCAGCGCCGCATCGCCGTCAAGCGCTTCAACCGCTCCGCCTGGCCTGACCCGCGCCAGTTCCTG GAAGAAGCTAGATCAGTTGGCCAGATCCGGAGCAAAAGATTGGCAAATTTGCTTGGTTGTTGCTGTGAAGGTGATGAGAGATTGCTTGTTGCAGAGTACATGCCCAATGACACGCTAGCCAAACATCTTTTCCATT GGGAATCACAAGCAATGAAATGGCCTATGAGATTAAGGGTTGTTCTCTATCTTGCCGAGGCTTTAGAATATTGCACCAGCAGGGGTCGTGCTCTCTACCATGATCTCAATGCCTACAGAGTTCTGTTTGATGAT GACTGTAATCCTAGACTTTCCTGTTTTGGCCTCATGAAGAACAGTCGGGATGGAAAAAGTTACAGTACCAATTTAGCATTTACACCTCCAGAATACATGAGGACTG GACGAATCACTCCTGAAAGTGTCATATACAGCTTTGGGACCATGCTATTGGATGTTCTTAGTGGGAAGCATATTCCTCCTAGCCAT GCCCTTGACCTGATTCGAGATCGGAACTTTAATATGCTTACAGACTCGTGTTTGGAGGGCCAATTTTCGAATGAGGAAGGAACAGAACTGGTGCGATTAGCTTCAAGGTGCCTTCACTATGAACCCCGTGAGCGACCTAATGTAAGATCACTTGTGCAATCATTGGCTCCTCTTCAGAAGGATGTTGAG ACTCCGTCTTATGAACTGATGGACATTCCACGTGGCGGTGCATCATCTATCCAATCATTACATCTTTCCCCTCTTGCCGAAGCCTGTTCCAGAAAGGATCTGACAGCAATACATGAAATTCTAGAAAAGACAGGCTACAAGGATGACGAGGGGACAGCAAATGAG CTCTCATTTCAAATGTGGACGAATCAAATGCAAGATACTTTGAACTCAAAGAAGAAGGGAGACACTGCTTTTCGACAAAAGGATTTTACTACAGCCATTGATTGTTATTCCCAG TTCATTGAAGTTGGCACAATGGTTTCACCAACCATTTATGCTCGGCGCTGCCTGTCATATCTGATGAATGACATGCCACAAGAAGCATTGAGTGATGCAGTGCAGGCTCTAGTAATATCTCCAACATGGCCAACAGCATTCTATCTTCAGGCAGCAGCATTACTAGCACAAGGCATGGAGAATGAAGCTCAAGAAGCACTAAAAGATGGTTGTAGCCTAGAGCAAAGTAGCAGCAGTGGGCATTGA
- the LOC120642165 gene encoding pentatricopeptide repeat-containing protein At5g04810, chloroplastic-like, with the protein MMVMQFLSLPTASSPTPSPRATFKPVASFRRPSPPPPAPPKPSPPPPPPPPPTNPLASKLWLSSKLSPPPPPPPPPSLEAIEEPPSPPPPPEPEPLRQEDFRHKGKVFVGNLPLWARKPEIAEFFRQFGPLEKVELVRGHDDPERNVGFCFLYYGGDDPEAAAERAVELDGVEFRGKSLTVRLDDGRKGRARAEERARWVEAGERREALSPWHKGREEACREFRRVLESRPENWQAVVSAFERIPKPSRREFGLMVVYYAKRGDKHHARATFENMRARGIEPNSFVFTSLVHAYAVARDMRGALSCIEEMKSEGLELTVVTYSILIAGYAKINDAQSADNLFKEAKTKLDTLNGIIYSNIIHAHCQSGNMDRAEELVREMEADGIDAPIDVYHSMMHGYTIVQDEKKCLIVFERLKECGFKPSIISYGCLINLYVKIGKVPKALTVSKEMESSGIKHNNKTYSMLINGFIHLHDFANAFGIFEGMLKSGLQPDRAIYNLLIEAFCKMGNMDRAIRILEKMQKERMQASNRTFRPIIEGFAVAGDMKRALDTLDLMRRSGCAPTVMTFNALIHGLIRKHQVERAVSVLEKMSIAGIAPNEHTYTIIMRGYAAVGDIGKAFEYFTKIKENGLKLDVYIYETLLRACCKSGRMQSALAVTREMSYQKIPRNTFIYNILIDGWARRGDVWEAADLMKQMKEDGVPPNIHTYTSYINACCKAGDMQRAENVIQEMTDIGLKPNVKTYTTLIKGWARVSLPDRALKCFEEMKMAGLKPDEAAYHCLVTSLLSRATVMEGSTYTGILSVCREMYENDLTVDLRTAVHWSKWLHKIERTGGALTEALQRIFPPDWNSSENLEASKSVSDGDSESCSDSDSSDNDEDHGIDDH; encoded by the exons ATGATGGTGATGCAATTCCTCTCGCTCCCCACCGCCTCCTCGCCCACTCCCAGCCCCAGGGCGACCTTCAAGCCCGTCGCCTCcttccgccgcccctccccgcctccGCCTGCGCCCCCTAAACCTTCTCCTCCaccacccccgccgcctcctcccacgAACCCCCTCGCCTCCAAGCTATGGCTGTCCAGCAAGctctccccgccgcctcctccaccccctCCGCCGTCGCTCGAGGCGATAGAGGAGcctccgtcgcctccgccaccgccggaaCCGGAGCCGCTGCGGCAGGAGGACTTCCGGCACAAGGGCAAGGTCTTCGTGGGGAACCTCCCGCTGTGGGCGCGTAAGCCGGAGATCGCCGAGTTCTTCCGCCAGTTCGGCCCCCTGGAGAAGGTGGAGCTCGTGCGCGGCCACGACGACCCCGAGCGCAACGTTGGCTTCTGCTTCCTCTACTACGGGGGCGACGACcccgaggccgcggcggagcgggcggtCGAGTTGGACGGGGTGGAATTCCGGGGAAAGTCTCTCACCGTGCGACTCGACGACGGCAGGAAAGGGAGGGCCAGAGCGGAGGAGCGGGCGCGCTGGGTCGAAGCCGGGGAGCGGCGGGAGGCACTCTCGCCGTGGCACAAGGGCAGGGAGGAGGCGTGCCGCGAGTTCCGGAGGGTGCTCGAGTCGCGGCCCGAAAACTGGCAGGCTGTCGTCTCTGCTTTCGAGCGGATACCCAAG CCATCAAGGAGGGAATTTGGTCTGATGGTTGTGTATTATGCCAAGCGAGGTGATAAGCATCATGCTCGTGCAACATTTGAGAACATGAGAGCAAGAGGAATAGAGCCCAATTCGTTTGTCTTCACAAG CCTTGTTCACGCTTATGCAGTTGCTAGAGATATGCGTGGTGCACTTTCATGCATTGAGGAAATGAAATCTGAGGGCCTTGAGCTGACAGTTGTTACTTATAGTATCCTTATCGCAGGATATGCCAAAATCAATGATGCTCA ATCTGCAGACAACTTGTTCAAAGAAGCTAAGACCAAGCTAGACACTCTGAACGGAATCATATATAGCAACATTATACATGCTCACTG CCAATCTGGGAATATGGATCGAGCAGAAGAGCTGGTCCGTGAAATGGAAGCAGATGGAATTGATGCTCCTATTGATGTTTATCACAGTATGATGCATGGGTATACTATCGTTCAGGATGAAAAGAAATGTCTAATTGTGTTCGAAAGGCTGAAG GAGTGTGGCTTCAAACCATCAATAATATCTTATGGTTGTCTTATTAACCTGTATGTCAAG ATTGGGAAGGTTCCCAAAGCCTTAACTGTTAGCAAAGAAATGGAATCAAGTGGTATCAAACATAATAACAAAACTTACTCTATGCTGATCAATGGATTTATCCATTTGCATGACTTTGCAAATGCTTTTGGCATATTTGAGGGCATGCTAAAATCAGGTTTGCAGCCTGATCGTGCCATATACAATTTGCTGATAGAGGCATTTTGTAAGATGGGAAATATGGATCGTGCTATTCGCATATTGGAAAAAATGCAGAAGGAACGAATGCAAGCATCAAATAGAACATTCAGGCCTATCATAGAAGGTTTTGCAGTTGCTGGAGATATGAAAAGGGCTCTGGATACCCTTGATCTGATGCGGCGAAGTGGCTGTGCTCCTACTGTAATGACTTTCAATGCCCTTATCCATGGGCTAATTAGAAAGCACCAG GTTGAAAGAGCCGTTTCTGTGCTTGAAAAGATGTCTATTGCTGGCATTGCACCAAATGAGCATACATACACTATCATTATGAGAGGTTATGCTGCTGTTGGAGATATTGGAAAGGCTTTCGAGTATTTCACCAAAATCAAAGAGAATGGTCTAAAGCTTGATGTGTACATTTATGAAACATTGCTCAGAGCCTGTTGCAAATCAGGAAGGATGCAAAGCGCCTTAGCAGTCACACGAGAGATGAGCTATCAAAAGATACCAAGGAATACATTCATATATAATATTTTGATCGATGG TTGGGCTCGGAGAGGAGATGTCTGGGAGGCAGCAgatttgatgaaacaaatgaaaGAGGATGGAGTTCCTCCTAACATCCATACATATACATCCTACATAAATGCTTGCTGCAAAGCAGGAGACATGCAG AGAGCAGAAAATGTGATTCAAGAAATGACAGATATTGGATTGAAACCCAATGTCAAGACATATACCACCTTGATTAAAGGTTGGGCTAGGGTGTCACTACCAGATAGAGCGCTGAAATGCTTCGAGGAGATGAAAATGGCTGGGCTTAAGCCTGATGAGGCTGCTTATCATTGTTTGGTGACCTCACTTCTCTCGAGGGCAACTGTGATGGAGGGAAGCACCTACACAGGAATTTTGAGTGTCTGTAGGGAGATGTATGAGAATGATTTGACTGTTGACCTGCGCACTGCTGTTCACTGGTCAAAATGGCTTCACAAGATTGAGAGGACGGGAGGGGCACTAACAGAAGCACTTCAGAGAATATTTCCGCCTGATTGGAATTCATCAGAAAATTTGGAGGCTTCAAAGTCTGTAAGTGATGGAGATTCTGAGTCTTGCAGTGATTCAGACTCTAGTGACAATGATGAGGATCATGGTATCGATGACCACTGA